A single genomic interval of Pangasianodon hypophthalmus isolate fPanHyp1 chromosome 8, fPanHyp1.pri, whole genome shotgun sequence harbors:
- the lamtor5 gene encoding ragulator complex protein LAMTOR5, translated as MEAALEQHLDDTMKNPGIVGVLCTDAQGHNLGCRGSLSDEHGGVVSVLAKQAASLTKDPTDTPTVCLESDSGNVLVRTHGTITVAVHKMVL; from the exons ATGGAGGCTGCACTGGAGCAACACCTCGACGATAC AATGAAAAATCCTGGGATTGTTGGAGTTTTGTGTACAGACGCCCAAGGTCATAATCTTGGAT GCCGTGGCTCCCTTTCTGATGAGCATGGTGGAGTTGTGTCTGTTCTGGCTAAACAGGCTGCCTCTCTAACTAAAGATCCAACAGACACTCCTACTGTGTGTCTCGAATCCGATTCAGG GAATGTGCTGGTGAGGACACACGGGACCATCACAGTAGCCGTGCACAAGATGGTGCTATAA
- the prok1 gene encoding prokineticin-1 translates to MSLLILFSVLLASLSGGRCAVITGACDRDIQCGVGMCCAVSLWLRGLRMCTPQGFEGDECHPFSHKVPFPGKRQHHTCPCLPHLVCTGFADSRYRCTKDYKSIDF, encoded by the exons ATGAGCCTGCTCATCTTATTCTCAGTACTCCTTGCGTCTCTGAGTGGCGGCAGATGTGCTGTGATCACTGGG GCATGTGACAGGGATATCCAGTGTGGCGTAGGGATGTGCTGTGCGGTCAGTCTGTGGTTGAGGGGCCTACGGATGTGCACGCCACAGGGGTTTGAGGGAGATGAGTGTCATCCGTTTAGCCACAAG GTACCGTTCCCTGGGAAGAGACAGCATCACACCTGCCCCTGTCTCCCTCATCTAGTGTGCACCGGATTTGCTGACAGCAGATACCGGTGTACCAAAGATTACAAAAGTATAgacttttaa
- the LOC113531099 gene encoding pepsin A — translation MKLILALCAFVAFAECLRVPLIKGKTARQRLQEKGLWEEYRKKYPYNPVIKFQQTGTESMTNDADLSYYGVISIGTPAQSFQVIFDTGSSNLWVPSIYCSSQACQNHNKFNPTKSSTFQTNNEALSIQYGTGSMTGYLGYDTVTVGGISVQNQIFGLSETEAAFMASMTADGILGLAYQSISSDSATPVFDNMMSQGLVSQDVFSVYLSSNDQQGSVVLFGEIDTSYYTGSIYWIPLSSETYYQITMDSVTINGQTVACSGGCQAIVDTGTSLIVGPSSDISNINSWVGATVDQYGDATVSCSSIQSMPSVTFTLNGYTFTISASSYVSQTSYGCNTGFSGSGDSLWILGDVFIRNYYTIFNRQNNSVGLAQLA, via the exons ATGAAGCTGATCCTTGCCTTATGTGCCTTCGTGGCATTTGCAGAGTGCCTCAG GGTGCCTCTGATTAAGGGTAAGACTGCACGTCAGAGGCTGCAGGAGAAAGGCCTGTGGGAGGAGTACAGGAAGAAGTATCCCTACAACCCAGTGATCAAGTTTCAGCAGACCGGGACTGAGTCCATGACCAATGATGCTGAT CTTTCTTACTACGGTGTGATTTCCATCGGCACTCCTGCTCAGTCCTTCCAAGTGATTTTTGATACTGGCTCCTCAAACCTGTGGGTGCCATCTATCTATTGCTCAAGCCAGGCTTGCC AGAACCACAATAAATTCAACCCAACGAAGTCCAGCACTTTCCAGACCAACAACGAGGCTCTGTCCATTCAGTATGGCACGGGAAGCATGACTGGTTACCTGGGTTATGACACTGTGACG GTTGGTGGAATCTCAGTGCAAAATCAGATCTTTGGACTGAGTGAGACTGAGGCTGCTTTCATGGCCAGCATGACGGCAGACGGCATCCTGGGTCTGGCCTACCAATCCATTTCCTCTGATAGTGCCACTCCTGTCTTTGACAACATGATGAGTCAGGGCTTGGTCTCCCAGGACGTCTTCTCAGTCTACCTGAGCAGCAA TGATCAGCAGGGTAGTGTGGTGCTGTTTGGTGAGATTGACACCTCCTACTACACTGGCAGCATCTACTGGATCCCTCTGTCCTCTGAGACCTACTACCAGATCACCATGGACAG TGTTACTATCAATGGGCAGACTGTTGCTTGCTCTGGAGGATGTCAGGCTATTGTTGACACTGGCACTTCCCTTATTGTTGGCCCATCCTCAGACATCAGCAACATTAACTCCTGGGTGGGCGCCACTGTAGACCAATATGGAGAT GCTACCGTGAGCTGTTCAAGCATCCAGAGCATGCCTTCCGTTACCTTCACCCTTAATGGCTACACCTTCACCATCTCTGCTTCATCCTACGTCAGTCAG ACCTCTTATGGCTGCAATACAGGCTTTAGTGGCAGCGGTGACTCTCTCTGGATTCTGGGTGATGTTTTCATCCGAAACTACTACACCATCTTCAACAGGCAGAACAACAGTGTTGGCCTGGCTCAGCTTGCTTAA